Below is a window of Tolypothrix bouteillei VB521301 DNA.
CTAGAATAACGCCACCCTGTAGGGGAACGCATTGCCCGTAATTTCCTGTTCCCGCACCGCGCACCGTTACGGGAACGCGATGTTTGACACAAGCTGCTGCAACTTTTAATACCTCTTCTTCATTGACAGGACGCACCACAAGATCGCCTACTTTCCCCTCTAGTTTGGGTACAAGTACCGGGCTAAAGGTATGGTAATCTTGAGATAACTTTGCTACTTGATGGGAATCAGTAATGAGTTCAATACCTTCTAAAGAGGTAATCAGAGCATTTATGTCAAAAGATTTTGTGGGTGTTGTCATAATTATATGAATTCTGTAACCAATGAGTCGCCAAGGCTGTCAAGATTAGGATACAGCTTTTCGTTAAATTCTAAATTGGTTACTGGGCATTTCTTCTCCCACCCACGACAGCACGCGATCGCTTGATGAAGACTGAAGAACTCTGTAATTTTACGTACCTTAAGTGTGGTTGGAAATTGCAAATTTATTGAAACGCTCCAAGACTTTCACAAATATGGCGCGTTTCACGATTTTGATTTGGATTGGCTTTGAGATAGTCCTTTAACCACCGACAACCGCGTACTTGCAAATCGTTGAGATTTAAGTTCCATACAGTGATTTTTCCATCGTCACTGCCAATAAAAAGGGTGTGTCCATCAGGGCTGAACGTCACACTATTTATAGGGCTCGAATGTGAAGTGCGAGAAGTCAGTTCTTGACCATCTAAACTCCAGAAGTTTATATAGCTGTCCCGACTAACCGAAACAAGAATTTGACCGTCAGGACTAAAACTGATATCGCTTACCGTACCACGGTGACCCCGAAGTATTTTAACTTGACCATCTAAACTCCAAAGTCTAACTGTTGCATCCTGACTGGCAGAAGCTAGGGTTTTGCCGTCTGGGCTAAAAGTGATACTTGTAACAACATCATCGTGCTGCCCTAATGTTCTCGCTTTCCCAGTCTCTAAACTCCAGAGTTTAATGGTTCTATCCGCACTAGTTGAGGCGAGCGTTTTATTATCGGGACTAAAACTGAGGCTTGTTACCTTACCATTATGTCCAATCAAGGTCTTTAGTGGCTGTCCATCGCCATTCCACAGTTTAATTGTTTTATCTTCACTACCAGAGGCTAGGGTTTTGCCATCTGGGCTGAATATGACAGATGTAACTCCTGCACTGTGCATATGTAGCGTTTTGGGTTCCCGACCATCTAAATACCAGAGTTTGATGGTCTTATCCTCACTTGCTGAAGCCAACACCGTGCCATCGGGACTAAAACTGAGGCTTGTCACCTGACGATGATGTCCAGTTAAAGTCTTCAGTAACTGTCCTTTGGCGTTCCAAAGTTTAATGGTGTTGTCATGACTGGCAGAGGCGACAATTTTACCATCACGACTGCAAGTGATATCGGCGATCGCACCATTATGCCCAGAAAGGGTTTGCAGCGATCTGTTTTCCGGACGCCAGAGAGTAATCGAGTTGTTTCCGCTTGCGGACGCTAAAGTTTTGCTGTCGGGACTAAAGCTGAGGCTGTAGATCCGATCGTCCTGTCGGGGAAAGCTTTGCTGTTTGTAATCATTCACTGTCCATAATTTAATGACACCATCTTCATCAGCAGAAGCCATAGTTTTGTTATTTGGGCTGAAACTGACACTGAGAACAACAGCATTGTGAGCCAAAGAAATTTTCTGTTCCCAATTATCTGTGCTCCAAATTTTGATAGTGTTGTCTTGACCAGCAGAGGCAATAGTTTTACCATCTGGGCTGAAGGCAACACTTGTCACACCTTGGCTGTGCCCTGTCAAAGTTTTGAGTACCCGACCATCTGTGCTCCACAGTTTGATGGTTTTGTCCTGGCTCCCAGAAACAATGGTTTTACCATCTCGGCTGAAGACAACACTTGTCACACCTTGGCTGTGCCCTGTCAAAGTTTTGAGTACCCGACCATCTGTGCTCCAGAGTTTGATAGTGTTGTCCTGGCTGCCAGAGGCGATAGTTTTACCATCTGGGCTGAAGACAACACTTGTCACACCTTGGCTGTGCCCTGTCAAAGTTTTGAGAACCCGACCATTGATGCTCCAGAGTTTGATAGTGTTGTCCTCACTGCCAGAGGCGATAGTTTTGCCATCTGGACTGAAGGTGACACTTGTCACGGCTTTAGGTTGCTCTATAAAAGAATTGAGTACCCGACCATCGACACTCCACAGTTTGATGGTTTTGTCCGCTTTTGATGCTGAGACAAGCATTTGACCATCAGGGCTGAAACTCACACTTGTGACATCTCGACTATGCCCAAATAAACGATTATATTCTTTGACTCTATAAAGTATGATTTGCAAAGTCTTTGCCAATCCGTATTCAATTTGGGAATTGGAGGGGAATAATTTTAGCAGTGGGTTCTTTAAATTCTGTGCTGTTTGAATACCATGACGTAATGCTTCGATTTCGCGGTAGGAAACCCATAATCCATCCGAAACTTGCGTATCTGCTTCAATCTGTCTGATTTGAGCATTGCGCTGACCGATTAAAGCCGCAACACTCAAACCGCTTAATCCCAGCATCACCGCGATCGCAATCATCCAACGCAAGCGAGTATTCCTTTGTTGTCGCCTGATGCTGCGTTGCACAAACTCTGCTTCTACCTGATTCAACCAGTGGTCACTGGACTGAAGTTTCTCATTTAAGACTGGGAGATAAGGATCGTTATTCCAAAGATAATTTACCGATTTTTCTCTTGGATGTTTTTGAGCATTCTTTATCGGCTGAATCTTGCGCTGATTAAACCAGTTTTCGATAACATCAAGTTTTTGCTCAATGGAATTGAGGAGAGATTCAGCTTTAGCTGAAAAACTTGGTAATTGCTCCTTGTTTTTGATACTTTTCCACTCTAATGCAGCAGGCGTTAAACGGCGTTGTAGTTCCAGGCTTTTCTCCGCGTCGATCCATTCACGCAACCTATTCCACCCGCATATCAGAGCATCATGGGCAGGTTCTACGTAAGGTTTTTGTTCCTCATCTGCTCCCCGAATCAGCAAGCGAGCATCACAAAAGTGCTGAACGACTTCCTTTACCAGCTGGTTTTCTGGTTCTGGATACTCCAGTTCAATTTCTGATACCCTGCGGCGAGCTAGTTCGCCACTACCAAAAGCAACCATCCTTAACATCACATGAGGTATGGTTAGCTCATAAGCCGAGTTCAAGTCCACCAAGACTTTGTATTCCTGCTCGGCTCGTTGGGTTAGGGATTGGATGACTCCTCCTAATTCTTCATAATCTGCTTGGGTAAGCGCTCGATCGAGGGTTCTGTTTTGATTGTTAGCCTCCCATTGGCGCTTTAAATACTTTAAGTAAAGTTCGCTTAAGGCAAAGGACAGTAGCGGTAGTGTCCCTGGCATATCAGCTACTTCATCTATCAATTGGTCTACCAAACTGTAGGGTTGAAAATACATAACCCGCGTTTCTGCTGGTTTCTCAATCGCTTCTCGCAATTCTGTTTTTGTCATGGCAGACACGATAAATCGTCCTTTTTGCCAATAATTCTTTAGGTCGGTATTTTCTAACCGAATAGTTGTTGGGAGCAACTTTAGAACAAGGTCTCTTAATTGCGGCTCAAAGTCGGAGCGTAAGGTGAAAACTACCCGTAACTGCTGAGGATGGGTAATAATTGCCTTTGCAATTTCATTTAGAAATGCCTTGCTTTCTTCCTCATTGTGACAAAGAGTTACAAGTTCTTCACTCTGGTCAATGAATAACAGTAGTTTTGAGGTGCAATTGTGGTTTACCCAAGTAGCGATCGCATCAGCGAGAGAATGCTGCTGATTTACCTCTGGTAGGTTGGCGTTAGCAAGTGCATAGTTCAAAGCCAAGAATGGCAAAGCTCCAGGTCGAATGGCAGGTATAATACTCCACGGTTGATGGGATTGCTGCTGATTTGTTGACTTCAATAAAGGCATTAATCCCGCTCTCACTAAGCTAGACTTACCAGAGCCGGAAGCACCTAGCACCACAGTTAGGGGATTGGTAGCCACAAAATCGTATAGTTTTTTGACTAACTCTGTTCTACCGAAAAACAGGTGGCTGTGTTTTTCGTCAAACGTCTGTAAACCTCGGTAGGGGTTTTGCGACTCATCCAAAGGCGGTGCTGGCGGTAAGTTCAATGGATGTCCTGGTGTTAGAAAGACATACTCGCCTTTATCGTGCTTTGTTAAAGACCAAATACCAGGGGTTTGCTTGTGGCGAAATGCTTCAGTGACAGGTTCAACGCGATCGCGTATATACAAGTACAGTTCGGTAGCAGTCATGACTCCGTCTCCAGGAGCTTTGCCATGGCTTGCTGGAGGATAGGCATCAGCAGCACCTGTAAGGGCTTCAAACAATGCGGTAGCAAACGGAGAATGGCTGCCAATCTCACCGCGTTGGGTATTGAGATCCAATGCATCTAAAGCTTTTTGGTCAGCCGCCGCAGAGGTAATGACTTGCCAAGCGGGATCGCAGATAAAGCGCTCGTAACGTTCTTGATGGAGTACTTCGGGCGTTGACATGGCATTTCTGGTAAATGACCAGCGAAACGCACCAGAAAAACAGCAGTCAAGTATACCAAGGAAGTGACGGCAGGTCAAGTGAGTCAAGCATTCATGTACTTGAGTCATTGGTAGGTAAGTTCTGGTATCTCCCAGTTTGGCATTCTGCGGTACTAAATAACCGTGTGGACCATCTTCGCTATTTAAGGCTATTCCGTGACCTGCAAAGTAGAATAGGAGGCGATCGCCAGACTGAACCTCTTGCAGCAGAGTTTTTTCAAGTAGATGAATTAAGTTGTCTAGGGTTGCATCTTCATCTAAATAAACCCACACTTGGTATTGATGTTTTTCCTTCAAAAGTTCTACTAGTTTTTTAGCGTCATTGATAGCAGTTTGGAGAGGAAAAATCCCATTTTGATAATTGTCAATACCAATGATAAATGCCAAATTGCGCGAAAAACCTGGCATGATACAACCCCTAAACTCAGTAATTTTTAACCATTCATTATTTGAAAAAAATCGTTTTTTTTAAGAAGCTTTAAATTGAGTTAGTTACAATCTCGCACAGTTATTTCAAATATCTAGGTTAAATATTTTTAATTTTTGAATTTGGACATTTGGAAATAAGTTTTAGCCTTTTCAAGCACTTCTAAGCGCCAGTTCGTGTTTAAATAAATACATTATCTATCTTATGGAATCGGCTGTGTGCCCATTCCACAAGAAAAAGTTTGATATTTTTTGATTTTGTAAATTCCTGAATTTAAGTTTTACAGACACTAGAAGATTCTGCTTGAGAAGATGAGCTAATTTTACACAATAACTTGTAAGTCTTTCCTAGTTTGACGGTCTTGCTTCTTTGTATTCAGGCTTTGGCTCCTGACGCTGGGTTTCCCTATCTTTCTCATTTTGGGGTTGAGAATTTTCTTTGGTGTTGCTTTTTTGAGAAGTTTTGTTTGACATCTTTGTGACTCCTTGACGATGGTAATTGTGTTTCGTCTGTTTCTACTCTTTTATAGTTGACTAAATTTGAACCTTATGCAGTTCATTATCTCAAGTAGCTCTGTCACTAGGTTGAGAACCTATTTAAAGTGAATAGTATTATCATACAAATTCAGTTGACTGAAAACTTTAACTTTTGCGATCGCCCCTAAAAGAGAACTCTCAAATTGCTACTTTTTGTATTTTTAGTTGTATCAAAAAATACGCTAAATTATATGATAAGCTCAGCTAATAAATGAATAGGAAATTCCTACTTCCTTCCCGTTATAAGATTACCGATATGCTTTTCCTATTTCTTCGCAATCTTTGCGTCTTTGTGGTTCATTTAAATAGGTAATCTTCCGGTGGAAAAGGAGTATCAACTCTTTGCATTAGCTCTGTAGTAAAAATCCATAGAGAGTTAGGTGTAAAATAAACTTTGGAGGATCGGTTAGAATAAAAACA
It encodes the following:
- a CDS encoding caspase family protein, yielding MPGFSRNLAFIIGIDNYQNGIFPLQTAINDAKKLVELLKEKHQYQVWVYLDEDATLDNLIHLLEKTLLQEVQSGDRLLFYFAGHGIALNSEDGPHGYLVPQNAKLGDTRTYLPMTQVHECLTHLTCRHFLGILDCCFSGAFRWSFTRNAMSTPEVLHQERYERFICDPAWQVITSAAADQKALDALDLNTQRGEIGSHSPFATALFEALTGAADAYPPASHGKAPGDGVMTATELYLYIRDRVEPVTEAFRHKQTPGIWSLTKHDKGEYVFLTPGHPLNLPPAPPLDESQNPYRGLQTFDEKHSHLFFGRTELVKKLYDFVATNPLTVVLGASGSGKSSLVRAGLMPLLKSTNQQQSHQPWSIIPAIRPGALPFLALNYALANANLPEVNQQHSLADAIATWVNHNCTSKLLLFIDQSEELVTLCHNEEESKAFLNEIAKAIITHPQQLRVVFTLRSDFEPQLRDLVLKLLPTTIRLENTDLKNYWQKGRFIVSAMTKTELREAIEKPAETRVMYFQPYSLVDQLIDEVADMPGTLPLLSFALSELYLKYLKRQWEANNQNRTLDRALTQADYEELGGVIQSLTQRAEQEYKVLVDLNSAYELTIPHVMLRMVAFGSGELARRRVSEIELEYPEPENQLVKEVVQHFCDARLLIRGADEEQKPYVEPAHDALICGWNRLREWIDAEKSLELQRRLTPAALEWKSIKNKEQLPSFSAKAESLLNSIEQKLDVIENWFNQRKIQPIKNAQKHPREKSVNYLWNNDPYLPVLNEKLQSSDHWLNQVEAEFVQRSIRRQQRNTRLRWMIAIAVMLGLSGLSVAALIGQRNAQIRQIEADTQVSDGLWVSYREIEALRHGIQTAQNLKNPLLKLFPSNSQIEYGLAKTLQIILYRVKEYNRLFGHSRDVTSVSFSPDGQMLVSASKADKTIKLWSVDGRVLNSFIEQPKAVTSVTFSPDGKTIASGSEDNTIKLWSINGRVLKTLTGHSQGVTSVVFSPDGKTIASGSQDNTIKLWSTDGRVLKTLTGHSQGVTSVVFSRDGKTIVSGSQDKTIKLWSTDGRVLKTLTGHSQGVTSVAFSPDGKTIASAGQDNTIKIWSTDNWEQKISLAHNAVVLSVSFSPNNKTMASADEDGVIKLWTVNDYKQQSFPRQDDRIYSLSFSPDSKTLASASGNNSITLWRPENRSLQTLSGHNGAIADITCSRDGKIVASASHDNTIKLWNAKGQLLKTLTGHHRQVTSLSFSPDGTVLASASEDKTIKLWYLDGREPKTLHMHSAGVTSVIFSPDGKTLASGSEDKTIKLWNGDGQPLKTLIGHNGKVTSLSFSPDNKTLASTSADRTIKLWSLETGKARTLGQHDDVVTSITFSPDGKTLASASQDATVRLWSLDGQVKILRGHRGTVSDISFSPDGQILVSVSRDSYINFWSLDGQELTSRTSHSSPINSVTFSPDGHTLFIGSDDGKITVWNLNLNDLQVRGCRWLKDYLKANPNQNRETRHICESLGAFQ